Proteins encoded by one window of Cloeon dipterum chromosome 2, ieCloDipt1.1, whole genome shotgun sequence:
- the Synd gene encoding protein kinase C and casein kinase substrate in neurons protein 1 isoform X2, protein MSHHSDDNMLIATSDSFWEPNNYKRTTKRIEDGYKLSSDLVTLLQERAEIERTYARSLRTWSKKWNDLIEKGPEYGTSEAACKGVLVEADRLCDLHTKVRDNICNDVITQVKNWQKENYKKSMMQIKERKDMEDNFKKAQKPWAKLLTKVNKAKADYHNACKTEKSAANQERNATGDSSLSQDQVKKMQDRVQKSKEEVQKCKDKYNQALREITEYNPKYMEDMTVVFEKCQENEAHRLQFFKEILFSIHKHLNISQDPMLPQIYEEFYHTINNADHVKDLKWWSNNHGINMAMNWPQFEVPNLNRTSRMPFFRLSFFAWFRTKDYTEEFRDISRGKGKDGLPAGQITLIHQRSVSEDVHHEKPFLKKLNKMTREYPPTNNKSLKKAPASRMISNDVTDTKDVKGSKEKVDSSRPAAPITNGKSPPQQSQNSQNSQDSNPFDNEDEEWEDDSALKDNGEPGVPVKALYDYEGAESDELSFKIGDVFEKLEDEDEQGWCKGRKDGRVGLYPANYVAPV, encoded by the exons ATGTCGCACCACAGTGACGACAACATGCTGATCGCGACCAGCGACTCGTTCTGGGAGCCCAACAACTACAAGCGCACGACCAAGCGCATCGAGGACGGCTACAAGCTGTCCTCGGACCTGGTCACGCTGCTCCAGGAGCGGGCCGAAATCGAACGCACGTACGCGCGCAGCCTTAGGACCTGGTCCAAGAAGTGGAACGACCTGATCGAGAAGGGGCCAGAGTACGGCACCTCGGAGGCCGCCTGCAAGGGCGTCCTGGTCGAGGCTGACCGCCTCTGCGACCTGCACACCAAGGTCAGGGACAACATTTGCAACGACGTCATCACGCAGGTCAAGAACTGGCAGAAGGAGAACTACAAAAAG tcgATGATGCAAATCAAGGAGAGGAAAGACATGGAGGACAACTTCAAAAAGGCCCAGAAGCCGTGGGCCAAGCTGCTGACCAAGGTGAACAAGGCCAAAGCTGACTACCACAACGCGTGCAAAACGGAGAAGTCAGCCGCTAACCAGGAACGAAACGCGACCGGCGACAGTTCGCTCTCCCAGGACCAG GTAAAGAAAATGCAAGACCGCGTACAGAAGTCGAAGGAGGAGGTGCAGAAGTGCAAGGACAAGTACAACCAGGCGCTGAGGGAAATCACTGAGTACAACCCCAAGTACATGGAAGATATGACGGTCGTGTTTGAAAAGTGCCAGGAGAACGAGGCCCACCGGCTGCAGTTCTTCAAGGAGATCCTCTTCTCGATCCACAAACACCTCAACATTTCACAGGACCCAAT GCTGCCCCAGATCTACGAAGAATTCTACCACACGATCAACAACGCGGACCACGTGAAGGACCTGAAGTGGTGGTCCAACAATCACGGTATCAACATGGCCATGAACTGGCCGCAGTTCGAGGTACCGAATCTCAATCGCACTTCACGCATGCCATTCTTCCGCCTATCGTTTTTTGCTTGGTTTAGAACTAAA GATTACACGGAAGAGTTCCGCGACATTTCGAGGGGCAAGGGCAAGGACGGCCTCCCTGCCGGCCAGATCACCCTCATCCACCAGAGAAGCGTCTCCGAGGACGTGCAT CATGAGaaaccatttttgaaaaagctaAACAAAATGACGCGG GAGTACCCGCCGACCAACAACAAGAGTCTGAAGAAGGCTCCCGCCTCCCGGATGATTTCCAACGACGTCACTGACACAAAGGACGTCAAGGGCAGCAAAGAGAAGGTCGACAGTAGCAGGCCGGCAGCGCCAATCAC GAACGGCAAGAGTCCGCCGCAGCAGTCGCAGAACTCACAGAATTCGCAGGACAGCAACCCGTTTGATAACGAGGATGAGGAGTGGGAGGATGACAGCGCGCTCAAGGACAACGGAGAGCCAGGAGTTCCGGTCAAGGCGCTCTACGACTACGAGGGAGCCGAATCTGACGAGCTCAGCTTTAAAATTG GTGATGTTTTTGAGAAGCTGGAAGATGAGGATGAGCAGGGCTGGTGTAAAGGGAGGAAAGACGGCCGTGTGGGCCTGTACCCGGCCAACTACGTGGCGCCAGTGTAG
- the Synd gene encoding protein kinase C and casein kinase substrate in neurons protein 1 isoform X1, whose product MSHHSDDNMLIATSDSFWEPNNYKRTTKRIEDGYKLSSDLVTLLQERAEIERTYARSLRTWSKKWNDLIEKGPEYGTSEAACKGVLVEADRLCDLHTKVRDNICNDVITQVKNWQKENYKKSMMQIKERKDMEDNFKKAQKPWAKLLTKVNKAKADYHNACKTEKSAANQERNATGDSSLSQDQRNNLVKKMQDRVQKSKEEVQKCKDKYNQALREITEYNPKYMEDMTVVFEKCQENEAHRLQFFKEILFSIHKHLNISQDPMLPQIYEEFYHTINNADHVKDLKWWSNNHGINMAMNWPQFEVPNLNRTSRMPFFRLSFFAWFRTKDYTEEFRDISRGKGKDGLPAGQITLIHQRSVSEDVHHEKPFLKKLNKMTREYPPTNNKSLKKAPASRMISNDVTDTKDVKGSKEKVDSSRPAAPITNGKSPPQQSQNSQNSQDSNPFDNEDEEWEDDSALKDNGEPGVPVKALYDYEGAESDELSFKIGDVFEKLEDEDEQGWCKGRKDGRVGLYPANYVAPV is encoded by the exons ATGTCGCACCACAGTGACGACAACATGCTGATCGCGACCAGCGACTCGTTCTGGGAGCCCAACAACTACAAGCGCACGACCAAGCGCATCGAGGACGGCTACAAGCTGTCCTCGGACCTGGTCACGCTGCTCCAGGAGCGGGCCGAAATCGAACGCACGTACGCGCGCAGCCTTAGGACCTGGTCCAAGAAGTGGAACGACCTGATCGAGAAGGGGCCAGAGTACGGCACCTCGGAGGCCGCCTGCAAGGGCGTCCTGGTCGAGGCTGACCGCCTCTGCGACCTGCACACCAAGGTCAGGGACAACATTTGCAACGACGTCATCACGCAGGTCAAGAACTGGCAGAAGGAGAACTACAAAAAG tcgATGATGCAAATCAAGGAGAGGAAAGACATGGAGGACAACTTCAAAAAGGCCCAGAAGCCGTGGGCCAAGCTGCTGACCAAGGTGAACAAGGCCAAAGCTGACTACCACAACGCGTGCAAAACGGAGAAGTCAGCCGCTAACCAGGAACGAAACGCGACCGGCGACAGTTCGCTCTCCCAGGACCAG AGAAACAATTTG GTAAAGAAAATGCAAGACCGCGTACAGAAGTCGAAGGAGGAGGTGCAGAAGTGCAAGGACAAGTACAACCAGGCGCTGAGGGAAATCACTGAGTACAACCCCAAGTACATGGAAGATATGACGGTCGTGTTTGAAAAGTGCCAGGAGAACGAGGCCCACCGGCTGCAGTTCTTCAAGGAGATCCTCTTCTCGATCCACAAACACCTCAACATTTCACAGGACCCAAT GCTGCCCCAGATCTACGAAGAATTCTACCACACGATCAACAACGCGGACCACGTGAAGGACCTGAAGTGGTGGTCCAACAATCACGGTATCAACATGGCCATGAACTGGCCGCAGTTCGAGGTACCGAATCTCAATCGCACTTCACGCATGCCATTCTTCCGCCTATCGTTTTTTGCTTGGTTTAGAACTAAA GATTACACGGAAGAGTTCCGCGACATTTCGAGGGGCAAGGGCAAGGACGGCCTCCCTGCCGGCCAGATCACCCTCATCCACCAGAGAAGCGTCTCCGAGGACGTGCAT CATGAGaaaccatttttgaaaaagctaAACAAAATGACGCGG GAGTACCCGCCGACCAACAACAAGAGTCTGAAGAAGGCTCCCGCCTCCCGGATGATTTCCAACGACGTCACTGACACAAAGGACGTCAAGGGCAGCAAAGAGAAGGTCGACAGTAGCAGGCCGGCAGCGCCAATCAC GAACGGCAAGAGTCCGCCGCAGCAGTCGCAGAACTCACAGAATTCGCAGGACAGCAACCCGTTTGATAACGAGGATGAGGAGTGGGAGGATGACAGCGCGCTCAAGGACAACGGAGAGCCAGGAGTTCCGGTCAAGGCGCTCTACGACTACGAGGGAGCCGAATCTGACGAGCTCAGCTTTAAAATTG GTGATGTTTTTGAGAAGCTGGAAGATGAGGATGAGCAGGGCTGGTGTAAAGGGAGGAAAGACGGCCGTGTGGGCCTGTACCCGGCCAACTACGTGGCGCCAGTGTAG
- the Synd gene encoding protein kinase C and casein kinase substrate in neurons protein 1 isoform X3, whose translation MSHHSDDNMLIATSDSFWEPNNYKRTTKRIEDGYKLSSDLVTLLQERAEIERTYARSLRTWSKKWNDLIEKGPEYGTSEAACKGVLVEADRLCDLHTKVRDNICNDVITQVKNWQKENYKKSMMQIKERKDMEDNFKKAQKPWAKLLTKVNKAKADYHNACKTEKSAANQERNATGDSSLSQDQRNNLVKKMQDRVQKSKEEVQKCKDKYNQALREITEYNPKYMEDMTVVFEKCQENEAHRLQFFKEILFSIHKHLNISQDPMLPQIYEEFYHTINNADHVKDLKWWSNNHGINMAMNWPQFEVPNLNRTSRMPFFRLSFFAWFRTKDYTEEFRDISRGKGKDGLPAGQITLIHQRSVSEDVHEYPPTNNKSLKKAPASRMISNDVTDTKDVKGSKEKVDSSRPAAPITNGKSPPQQSQNSQNSQDSNPFDNEDEEWEDDSALKDNGEPGVPVKALYDYEGAESDELSFKIGDVFEKLEDEDEQGWCKGRKDGRVGLYPANYVAPV comes from the exons ATGTCGCACCACAGTGACGACAACATGCTGATCGCGACCAGCGACTCGTTCTGGGAGCCCAACAACTACAAGCGCACGACCAAGCGCATCGAGGACGGCTACAAGCTGTCCTCGGACCTGGTCACGCTGCTCCAGGAGCGGGCCGAAATCGAACGCACGTACGCGCGCAGCCTTAGGACCTGGTCCAAGAAGTGGAACGACCTGATCGAGAAGGGGCCAGAGTACGGCACCTCGGAGGCCGCCTGCAAGGGCGTCCTGGTCGAGGCTGACCGCCTCTGCGACCTGCACACCAAGGTCAGGGACAACATTTGCAACGACGTCATCACGCAGGTCAAGAACTGGCAGAAGGAGAACTACAAAAAG tcgATGATGCAAATCAAGGAGAGGAAAGACATGGAGGACAACTTCAAAAAGGCCCAGAAGCCGTGGGCCAAGCTGCTGACCAAGGTGAACAAGGCCAAAGCTGACTACCACAACGCGTGCAAAACGGAGAAGTCAGCCGCTAACCAGGAACGAAACGCGACCGGCGACAGTTCGCTCTCCCAGGACCAG AGAAACAATTTG GTAAAGAAAATGCAAGACCGCGTACAGAAGTCGAAGGAGGAGGTGCAGAAGTGCAAGGACAAGTACAACCAGGCGCTGAGGGAAATCACTGAGTACAACCCCAAGTACATGGAAGATATGACGGTCGTGTTTGAAAAGTGCCAGGAGAACGAGGCCCACCGGCTGCAGTTCTTCAAGGAGATCCTCTTCTCGATCCACAAACACCTCAACATTTCACAGGACCCAAT GCTGCCCCAGATCTACGAAGAATTCTACCACACGATCAACAACGCGGACCACGTGAAGGACCTGAAGTGGTGGTCCAACAATCACGGTATCAACATGGCCATGAACTGGCCGCAGTTCGAGGTACCGAATCTCAATCGCACTTCACGCATGCCATTCTTCCGCCTATCGTTTTTTGCTTGGTTTAGAACTAAA GATTACACGGAAGAGTTCCGCGACATTTCGAGGGGCAAGGGCAAGGACGGCCTCCCTGCCGGCCAGATCACCCTCATCCACCAGAGAAGCGTCTCCGAGGACGTGCAT GAGTACCCGCCGACCAACAACAAGAGTCTGAAGAAGGCTCCCGCCTCCCGGATGATTTCCAACGACGTCACTGACACAAAGGACGTCAAGGGCAGCAAAGAGAAGGTCGACAGTAGCAGGCCGGCAGCGCCAATCAC GAACGGCAAGAGTCCGCCGCAGCAGTCGCAGAACTCACAGAATTCGCAGGACAGCAACCCGTTTGATAACGAGGATGAGGAGTGGGAGGATGACAGCGCGCTCAAGGACAACGGAGAGCCAGGAGTTCCGGTCAAGGCGCTCTACGACTACGAGGGAGCCGAATCTGACGAGCTCAGCTTTAAAATTG GTGATGTTTTTGAGAAGCTGGAAGATGAGGATGAGCAGGGCTGGTGTAAAGGGAGGAAAGACGGCCGTGTGGGCCTGTACCCGGCCAACTACGTGGCGCCAGTGTAG
- the Synd gene encoding protein kinase C and casein kinase II substrate protein 3 isoform X4 — translation MSHHSDDNMLIATSDSFWEPNNYKRTTKRIEDGYKLSSDLVTLLQERAEIERTYARSLRTWSKKWNDLIEKGPEYGTSEAACKGVLVEADRLCDLHTKVRDNICNDVITQVKNWQKENYKKSMMQIKERKDMEDNFKKAQKPWAKLLTKVNKAKADYHNACKTEKSAANQERNATGDSSLSQDQRNNLVKKMQDRVQKSKEEVQKCKDKYNQALREITEYNPKYMEDMTVVFEKCQENEAHRLQFFKEILFSIHKHLNISQDPMLPQIYEEFYHTINNADHVKDLKWWSNNHGINMAMNWPQFEDYTEEFRDISRGKGKDGLPAGQITLIHQRSVSEDVHHEKPFLKKLNKMTREYPPTNNKSLKKAPASRMISNDVTDTKDVKGSKEKVDSSRPAAPITNGKSPPQQSQNSQNSQDSNPFDNEDEEWEDDSALKDNGEPGVPVKALYDYEGAESDELSFKIGDVFEKLEDEDEQGWCKGRKDGRVGLYPANYVAPV, via the exons ATGTCGCACCACAGTGACGACAACATGCTGATCGCGACCAGCGACTCGTTCTGGGAGCCCAACAACTACAAGCGCACGACCAAGCGCATCGAGGACGGCTACAAGCTGTCCTCGGACCTGGTCACGCTGCTCCAGGAGCGGGCCGAAATCGAACGCACGTACGCGCGCAGCCTTAGGACCTGGTCCAAGAAGTGGAACGACCTGATCGAGAAGGGGCCAGAGTACGGCACCTCGGAGGCCGCCTGCAAGGGCGTCCTGGTCGAGGCTGACCGCCTCTGCGACCTGCACACCAAGGTCAGGGACAACATTTGCAACGACGTCATCACGCAGGTCAAGAACTGGCAGAAGGAGAACTACAAAAAG tcgATGATGCAAATCAAGGAGAGGAAAGACATGGAGGACAACTTCAAAAAGGCCCAGAAGCCGTGGGCCAAGCTGCTGACCAAGGTGAACAAGGCCAAAGCTGACTACCACAACGCGTGCAAAACGGAGAAGTCAGCCGCTAACCAGGAACGAAACGCGACCGGCGACAGTTCGCTCTCCCAGGACCAG AGAAACAATTTG GTAAAGAAAATGCAAGACCGCGTACAGAAGTCGAAGGAGGAGGTGCAGAAGTGCAAGGACAAGTACAACCAGGCGCTGAGGGAAATCACTGAGTACAACCCCAAGTACATGGAAGATATGACGGTCGTGTTTGAAAAGTGCCAGGAGAACGAGGCCCACCGGCTGCAGTTCTTCAAGGAGATCCTCTTCTCGATCCACAAACACCTCAACATTTCACAGGACCCAAT GCTGCCCCAGATCTACGAAGAATTCTACCACACGATCAACAACGCGGACCACGTGAAGGACCTGAAGTGGTGGTCCAACAATCACGGTATCAACATGGCCATGAACTGGCCGCAGTTCGAG GATTACACGGAAGAGTTCCGCGACATTTCGAGGGGCAAGGGCAAGGACGGCCTCCCTGCCGGCCAGATCACCCTCATCCACCAGAGAAGCGTCTCCGAGGACGTGCAT CATGAGaaaccatttttgaaaaagctaAACAAAATGACGCGG GAGTACCCGCCGACCAACAACAAGAGTCTGAAGAAGGCTCCCGCCTCCCGGATGATTTCCAACGACGTCACTGACACAAAGGACGTCAAGGGCAGCAAAGAGAAGGTCGACAGTAGCAGGCCGGCAGCGCCAATCAC GAACGGCAAGAGTCCGCCGCAGCAGTCGCAGAACTCACAGAATTCGCAGGACAGCAACCCGTTTGATAACGAGGATGAGGAGTGGGAGGATGACAGCGCGCTCAAGGACAACGGAGAGCCAGGAGTTCCGGTCAAGGCGCTCTACGACTACGAGGGAGCCGAATCTGACGAGCTCAGCTTTAAAATTG GTGATGTTTTTGAGAAGCTGGAAGATGAGGATGAGCAGGGCTGGTGTAAAGGGAGGAAAGACGGCCGTGTGGGCCTGTACCCGGCCAACTACGTGGCGCCAGTGTAG
- the Synd gene encoding protein kinase C and casein kinase substrate in neurons protein 1 isoform X7 — MSHHSDDNMLIATSDSFWEPNNYKRTTKRIEDGYKLSSDLVTLLQERAEIERTYARSLRTWSKKWNDLIEKGPEYGTSEAACKGVLVEADRLCDLHTKVRDNICNDVITQVKNWQKENYKKSMMQIKERKDMEDNFKKAQKPWAKLLTKVNKAKADYHNACKTEKSAANQERNATGDSSLSQDQRNNLVKKMQDRVQKSKEEVQKCKDKYNQALREITEYNPKYMEDMTVVFEKCQENEAHRLQFFKEILFSIHKHLNISQDPMLPQIYEEFYHTINNADHVKDLKWWSNNHGINMAMNWPQFEEYPPTNNKSLKKAPASRMISNDVTDTKDVKGSKEKVDSSRPAAPITNGKSPPQQSQNSQNSQDSNPFDNEDEEWEDDSALKDNGEPGVPVKALYDYEGAESDELSFKIGDVFEKLEDEDEQGWCKGRKDGRVGLYPANYVAPV; from the exons ATGTCGCACCACAGTGACGACAACATGCTGATCGCGACCAGCGACTCGTTCTGGGAGCCCAACAACTACAAGCGCACGACCAAGCGCATCGAGGACGGCTACAAGCTGTCCTCGGACCTGGTCACGCTGCTCCAGGAGCGGGCCGAAATCGAACGCACGTACGCGCGCAGCCTTAGGACCTGGTCCAAGAAGTGGAACGACCTGATCGAGAAGGGGCCAGAGTACGGCACCTCGGAGGCCGCCTGCAAGGGCGTCCTGGTCGAGGCTGACCGCCTCTGCGACCTGCACACCAAGGTCAGGGACAACATTTGCAACGACGTCATCACGCAGGTCAAGAACTGGCAGAAGGAGAACTACAAAAAG tcgATGATGCAAATCAAGGAGAGGAAAGACATGGAGGACAACTTCAAAAAGGCCCAGAAGCCGTGGGCCAAGCTGCTGACCAAGGTGAACAAGGCCAAAGCTGACTACCACAACGCGTGCAAAACGGAGAAGTCAGCCGCTAACCAGGAACGAAACGCGACCGGCGACAGTTCGCTCTCCCAGGACCAG AGAAACAATTTG GTAAAGAAAATGCAAGACCGCGTACAGAAGTCGAAGGAGGAGGTGCAGAAGTGCAAGGACAAGTACAACCAGGCGCTGAGGGAAATCACTGAGTACAACCCCAAGTACATGGAAGATATGACGGTCGTGTTTGAAAAGTGCCAGGAGAACGAGGCCCACCGGCTGCAGTTCTTCAAGGAGATCCTCTTCTCGATCCACAAACACCTCAACATTTCACAGGACCCAAT GCTGCCCCAGATCTACGAAGAATTCTACCACACGATCAACAACGCGGACCACGTGAAGGACCTGAAGTGGTGGTCCAACAATCACGGTATCAACATGGCCATGAACTGGCCGCAGTTCGAG GAGTACCCGCCGACCAACAACAAGAGTCTGAAGAAGGCTCCCGCCTCCCGGATGATTTCCAACGACGTCACTGACACAAAGGACGTCAAGGGCAGCAAAGAGAAGGTCGACAGTAGCAGGCCGGCAGCGCCAATCAC GAACGGCAAGAGTCCGCCGCAGCAGTCGCAGAACTCACAGAATTCGCAGGACAGCAACCCGTTTGATAACGAGGATGAGGAGTGGGAGGATGACAGCGCGCTCAAGGACAACGGAGAGCCAGGAGTTCCGGTCAAGGCGCTCTACGACTACGAGGGAGCCGAATCTGACGAGCTCAGCTTTAAAATTG GTGATGTTTTTGAGAAGCTGGAAGATGAGGATGAGCAGGGCTGGTGTAAAGGGAGGAAAGACGGCCGTGTGGGCCTGTACCCGGCCAACTACGTGGCGCCAGTGTAG
- the Synd gene encoding protein kinase C and casein kinase substrate in neurons protein 1 isoform X6 → MSHHSDDNMLIATSDSFWEPNNYKRTTKRIEDGYKLSSDLVTLLQERAEIERTYARSLRTWSKKWNDLIEKGPEYGTSEAACKGVLVEADRLCDLHTKVRDNICNDVITQVKNWQKENYKKSMMQIKERKDMEDNFKKAQKPWAKLLTKVNKAKADYHNACKTEKSAANQERNATGDSSLSQDQRNNLVKKMQDRVQKSKEEVQKCKDKYNQALREITEYNPKYMEDMTVVFEKCQENEAHRLQFFKEILFSIHKHLNISQDPMLPQIYEEFYHTINNADHVKDLKWWSNNHGINMAMNWPQFEDYTEEFRDISRGKGKDGLPAGQITLIHQRSVSEDVHEYPPTNNKSLKKAPASRMISNDVTDTKDVKGSKEKVDSSRPAAPITNGKSPPQQSQNSQNSQDSNPFDNEDEEWEDDSALKDNGEPGVPVKALYDYEGAESDELSFKIGDVFEKLEDEDEQGWCKGRKDGRVGLYPANYVAPV, encoded by the exons ATGTCGCACCACAGTGACGACAACATGCTGATCGCGACCAGCGACTCGTTCTGGGAGCCCAACAACTACAAGCGCACGACCAAGCGCATCGAGGACGGCTACAAGCTGTCCTCGGACCTGGTCACGCTGCTCCAGGAGCGGGCCGAAATCGAACGCACGTACGCGCGCAGCCTTAGGACCTGGTCCAAGAAGTGGAACGACCTGATCGAGAAGGGGCCAGAGTACGGCACCTCGGAGGCCGCCTGCAAGGGCGTCCTGGTCGAGGCTGACCGCCTCTGCGACCTGCACACCAAGGTCAGGGACAACATTTGCAACGACGTCATCACGCAGGTCAAGAACTGGCAGAAGGAGAACTACAAAAAG tcgATGATGCAAATCAAGGAGAGGAAAGACATGGAGGACAACTTCAAAAAGGCCCAGAAGCCGTGGGCCAAGCTGCTGACCAAGGTGAACAAGGCCAAAGCTGACTACCACAACGCGTGCAAAACGGAGAAGTCAGCCGCTAACCAGGAACGAAACGCGACCGGCGACAGTTCGCTCTCCCAGGACCAG AGAAACAATTTG GTAAAGAAAATGCAAGACCGCGTACAGAAGTCGAAGGAGGAGGTGCAGAAGTGCAAGGACAAGTACAACCAGGCGCTGAGGGAAATCACTGAGTACAACCCCAAGTACATGGAAGATATGACGGTCGTGTTTGAAAAGTGCCAGGAGAACGAGGCCCACCGGCTGCAGTTCTTCAAGGAGATCCTCTTCTCGATCCACAAACACCTCAACATTTCACAGGACCCAAT GCTGCCCCAGATCTACGAAGAATTCTACCACACGATCAACAACGCGGACCACGTGAAGGACCTGAAGTGGTGGTCCAACAATCACGGTATCAACATGGCCATGAACTGGCCGCAGTTCGAG GATTACACGGAAGAGTTCCGCGACATTTCGAGGGGCAAGGGCAAGGACGGCCTCCCTGCCGGCCAGATCACCCTCATCCACCAGAGAAGCGTCTCCGAGGACGTGCAT GAGTACCCGCCGACCAACAACAAGAGTCTGAAGAAGGCTCCCGCCTCCCGGATGATTTCCAACGACGTCACTGACACAAAGGACGTCAAGGGCAGCAAAGAGAAGGTCGACAGTAGCAGGCCGGCAGCGCCAATCAC GAACGGCAAGAGTCCGCCGCAGCAGTCGCAGAACTCACAGAATTCGCAGGACAGCAACCCGTTTGATAACGAGGATGAGGAGTGGGAGGATGACAGCGCGCTCAAGGACAACGGAGAGCCAGGAGTTCCGGTCAAGGCGCTCTACGACTACGAGGGAGCCGAATCTGACGAGCTCAGCTTTAAAATTG GTGATGTTTTTGAGAAGCTGGAAGATGAGGATGAGCAGGGCTGGTGTAAAGGGAGGAAAGACGGCCGTGTGGGCCTGTACCCGGCCAACTACGTGGCGCCAGTGTAG
- the Synd gene encoding protein kinase C and casein kinase II substrate protein 3 isoform X5 — protein MSHHSDDNMLIATSDSFWEPNNYKRTTKRIEDGYKLSSDLVTLLQERAEIERTYARSLRTWSKKWNDLIEKGPEYGTSEAACKGVLVEADRLCDLHTKVRDNICNDVITQVKNWQKENYKKSMMQIKERKDMEDNFKKAQKPWAKLLTKVNKAKADYHNACKTEKSAANQERNATGDSSLSQDQVKKMQDRVQKSKEEVQKCKDKYNQALREITEYNPKYMEDMTVVFEKCQENEAHRLQFFKEILFSIHKHLNISQDPMLPQIYEEFYHTINNADHVKDLKWWSNNHGINMAMNWPQFEDYTEEFRDISRGKGKDGLPAGQITLIHQRSVSEDVHHEKPFLKKLNKMTREYPPTNNKSLKKAPASRMISNDVTDTKDVKGSKEKVDSSRPAAPITNGKSPPQQSQNSQNSQDSNPFDNEDEEWEDDSALKDNGEPGVPVKALYDYEGAESDELSFKIGDVFEKLEDEDEQGWCKGRKDGRVGLYPANYVAPV, from the exons ATGTCGCACCACAGTGACGACAACATGCTGATCGCGACCAGCGACTCGTTCTGGGAGCCCAACAACTACAAGCGCACGACCAAGCGCATCGAGGACGGCTACAAGCTGTCCTCGGACCTGGTCACGCTGCTCCAGGAGCGGGCCGAAATCGAACGCACGTACGCGCGCAGCCTTAGGACCTGGTCCAAGAAGTGGAACGACCTGATCGAGAAGGGGCCAGAGTACGGCACCTCGGAGGCCGCCTGCAAGGGCGTCCTGGTCGAGGCTGACCGCCTCTGCGACCTGCACACCAAGGTCAGGGACAACATTTGCAACGACGTCATCACGCAGGTCAAGAACTGGCAGAAGGAGAACTACAAAAAG tcgATGATGCAAATCAAGGAGAGGAAAGACATGGAGGACAACTTCAAAAAGGCCCAGAAGCCGTGGGCCAAGCTGCTGACCAAGGTGAACAAGGCCAAAGCTGACTACCACAACGCGTGCAAAACGGAGAAGTCAGCCGCTAACCAGGAACGAAACGCGACCGGCGACAGTTCGCTCTCCCAGGACCAG GTAAAGAAAATGCAAGACCGCGTACAGAAGTCGAAGGAGGAGGTGCAGAAGTGCAAGGACAAGTACAACCAGGCGCTGAGGGAAATCACTGAGTACAACCCCAAGTACATGGAAGATATGACGGTCGTGTTTGAAAAGTGCCAGGAGAACGAGGCCCACCGGCTGCAGTTCTTCAAGGAGATCCTCTTCTCGATCCACAAACACCTCAACATTTCACAGGACCCAAT GCTGCCCCAGATCTACGAAGAATTCTACCACACGATCAACAACGCGGACCACGTGAAGGACCTGAAGTGGTGGTCCAACAATCACGGTATCAACATGGCCATGAACTGGCCGCAGTTCGAG GATTACACGGAAGAGTTCCGCGACATTTCGAGGGGCAAGGGCAAGGACGGCCTCCCTGCCGGCCAGATCACCCTCATCCACCAGAGAAGCGTCTCCGAGGACGTGCAT CATGAGaaaccatttttgaaaaagctaAACAAAATGACGCGG GAGTACCCGCCGACCAACAACAAGAGTCTGAAGAAGGCTCCCGCCTCCCGGATGATTTCCAACGACGTCACTGACACAAAGGACGTCAAGGGCAGCAAAGAGAAGGTCGACAGTAGCAGGCCGGCAGCGCCAATCAC GAACGGCAAGAGTCCGCCGCAGCAGTCGCAGAACTCACAGAATTCGCAGGACAGCAACCCGTTTGATAACGAGGATGAGGAGTGGGAGGATGACAGCGCGCTCAAGGACAACGGAGAGCCAGGAGTTCCGGTCAAGGCGCTCTACGACTACGAGGGAGCCGAATCTGACGAGCTCAGCTTTAAAATTG GTGATGTTTTTGAGAAGCTGGAAGATGAGGATGAGCAGGGCTGGTGTAAAGGGAGGAAAGACGGCCGTGTGGGCCTGTACCCGGCCAACTACGTGGCGCCAGTGTAG